TGAGGTTTGGCTCCTCCTTTATACGTTTTTGAAAACTGCTGCAGAAATATCAACACAGGGTAAGTTTTTGTTAAGAAATACAAGCCATTTGGATTTAAGCTAGTTTACTTAAGTGTTACTCCCAAATAGGTCAAAGCAAACACACCTTGCTTTTCTGTTGTcggatttcttttatttttagtttcctTGAATCCTCCAGAGAGAACTCAACGATAGGTCTCTGCAGGGTGACATGAAATACAGTTTAGGTTGTTTATATATCACACATTTTCTTATGTTCGAGgacatcaaaaatgtaaatattcacaGTTAAAGTCAAAGATgttctgccaaaaaaaaaaaaaaaaaaaaaaactacttttacatcacacagtcaaaaaaaaaaaaaaaacacaaaaagacaaataacAATGTTGGCTTTTATGTACTCCCATGTAAAGCACCTTGTTTGGTCCAAAGATGTCAGGGTTGTTGTTGAGGTACCGAAGTGTGTTGAGAGTGTGCTCATGCTCCTGGAACTGAACAAAACCATAACCTAAAGATTGTCCCATCACCTGACCCTTCTGAGGCTTCTTGTCATACATCACCCGACACTAGAAGAAGAAACCAGAAAGGTCACACACAGACTACAGGAAAATTGGAAGCAACAGCACCCTCTACTGGGCAAacagaaacactgctttaaatgacactgccatttttaaataaacGTTTTAAAGAAACTTAAATGGTAACAATAAAGATGTCAGCACATTTAGTTCAGTATTTCAGTGCACCATGTTTGTTACCTCTGTGATGCGGACTCCCTTGCAATCTTTCACAGCTTGGAGGCAGAGTGCTCTGAGCTTTTTATTGTCCACTGATTTGGGCAGGTTATGGACACAGAGACGAGTTTTTGACACAAACACATTGATATTCTGAAGTTTCGTCCTCTTTATTTCTTCAAACTAcgtaaaacagaaaaaataaatacatcaaaacaAGGAGGGACAGTTAGAAAGTAGagtcatctttttttaaaatgaagaacaTCTTTAAATGTGGATGTCAAAAATGTTACTGGAAAACTGTACTCACTctggttcttttgctcatgtctGCTTCTGGCACACCCTCGGCAGCCTTAGTGCCAGCACGGATCACTGAGGGTTGCAGTCAAAAGCAAACAGTACTCAGTATTAAAGTAGattcaaagacattttatcAAAGAAATTTCACAACTAAACTCTTCCATTTCTTTCACAGAGTTGTTTTTGAAGATGGGTTGGGATTAATCAAATATCTTATCTGGTTTTATTTCTGActatattgaaaaaaatatcccacATCCAGACAACATGCATTAAATGTAATATGTTGAGTTAAATCAGTTCTTGAAAACTGTGTAAGATGTAAGGCTCTCTAGCACAGCTGCACAATATGCATCAACACTACAATATATAGTATGCATTTGCTGAAGTCATGTAGCTTGCAATGCAAATTAAcaatgtctctgctctgctttttcCTACCAAGGGTAATTTTTTGTCTTCAACACAATCATGCCTGCAGACACTTATCCTTCATTTGTATCTGACACAGCTCCAGGACATGAATTTTGACTGAGCCTCTACCATGTGTTTCTAAGCGTTTGCTTTTAGTTGCTACACCTGAAGCCGTATACAGCATAAAAATGTGGGAATAACAGAAAGTACAAGACAGAAAGCTTTTGTCTTGAGAAAGCACCTTAGCAGGGCTGGCCTCACAGATTAAACAAGCCTTTATAACAACATAAAAATTAGGGATTGTaatatgactttaatctctttTGAAAGGATCACTGTATTTATGCACTGTCAATAAAGGCTTCTATTTTATTCTTAAGGAAAAACATGTCGATGAAACTTTACTCCATCATTAAAATCTTTCTTCTTCTCAACATTAGTTTCACTTGCCGACAGTCTGATGAACCAAGTGCTGCAAAATTTGAAAGCGGTGTCTAACTTTAGGAGGAAGGCTAATATCTAAGTAGTATCATTACCATATGgaagtgtttattttggcagaaTTTTAAACTTAGGTCCCACACAATTTTAAACCTAGGCCATCTGTACCGTGCCTGGGCCTGTTTGAGCCTAAAGTCCAGTATGTTTGACCAGTGTGACTGCATTCGTTCCGTACTTGGACACAGTGCGCTTCACGGCCCTGGGCACAGAAGGACGAGGTAGGCCTAGGCATGGCacagatgcaaatgaaggagcacaagcacaGGAATGTGACTTAacgtgaagtaacaacaagagaacCCACTATAGGGTGCACAGAGCACACTGTCCTAGAGAGAGCGTCTGATAGAGACGGCAGGATTTTTtctagagagatggagagagaactATACATTTTGTCTCACTgaatttcaacaagttacaaagattttattAGAGCTAAAGAATTTACCTTCGCACAGCTCCACTACTACCTCGTTCTGATCCTAGTCCTGTCCACATAtctgaccagtttctagcaaagtcaggctttaacaaCTGTGAGAgttttttggtttgtgaaataaagcttcttcccctGATTGAGGCACACAGCAGCTCaaaggataacaaacacctttcatcctccgtgcgTAAAGGAGAGTCTGCCAAATACGAAGGCAAGTGTGTGCTGGCCTTTCTCTCATGGCTGATTTAGCCTttcttattataaaattataatgccatgctatcatccactgaattaatttACGTATGATTCTATTTTATGTCATtaagaagtgaaattgtggtCTTGTTCGTGGATGTTTAAATGGAACATCGTTGATTAATCCTGTGGCATTTTTCACTTCCAGCTCTCATCAAATGGTTAACATCGCTCTCATCGTGGTAAAACAttcttttaactgaacatttaatcctgctctggacacaggctgtcctatgacatgaaagcttgtttggtgcagcgCTGAAAGGCATCCAAAACTACGCAGAGAGATGGCACAGTTCATGGCACATGCAGGAATgccagggggattcagatagtacaCGGACACGCAGAGGAATGACTGACTGCAGGGGCTCATACAGGTTCAAAAGTCATGGTTTCATTtagcagaagtgcttggaactccGATCAGGCTAAAGATTGTATGCTGTAGTGAGGGATAACTCTCCGCTGTgaatcccccccccccatctctctctttctctcctcactGGACTCTGTATAGTTAAACGTAgcctactgatcccaggtcTGGTGAAATAACTATAAGATCAGAtagtataaatctgttgctattttacagcccaaaaaaatcaattatgTATATTGAGTCATCAACACCTATTAATTCATCAACAATGGATGCTGTGTGAGGACATTGGAGCGTgacactaacattttagtctcctcgacaaaaactaaacttacctCATCAAAGTTGTCATCATCAAAGATCCTTTTTAagcttgtcttgtcttgtcttctTCATGgactaacatttttaatcatagtttcAGACTACAAATTTACTCTGTATAGAGGAATGTCTTAGAGCATTTGTCTGCTGTCACTTTTTAGCGGTGCAAATcgtagtaaaaaaaatatattcctatttaattttttattaactAAGATCTGATAGACAGGATTGACTGGcatttaaaaagaggaaaatgtagcGGGTTTACTCACAGCCCTCTCTGGCGAGGTACAGGTTCCTGGTGCCTGTTTCTACTTTCACTTTGTTAACTTTGAGTTTGGCAGCATCTTCTCTGCTCACCGCTGCCACAATAAACAGCTTTCTGCCATCCACACGAATGCCACCATTCTGCAACAAATAGCTtatgttacaacaaagaaatgacaCTACATTTACACAAATTACAGGATTtaatacagtaaaaacatgcataattTTAAAATACCTCTGCTTCATCCTGTGCTGCAGCTATGCATTTGTCTGCAGCTTCTTTAGTCTTAAACTGAGCAAATGCAcaacctgaaaaataacaaacCCCAATTTTAGTCCTTCAAGCAAAAAACACAAGGAAGGTAGTCACACTTGAGTGTTGCTTCTTGACCTTTTGAATGTTCTGTTTCTGGGTGGACAACAATCTTTATGTAGTTGAGCTCTCCGTAGCGAAGGAGAACTTCCTCAAGACCCTCCTCCTCTGTGTCAAAGGAAAGGTTCCTAAATCAGACAGGAGTAACatgaacaaaaatgtcaaagccaCAAATGAACAGAAAACGTAAGGATGATCAAGAGGGACAGAAAGACTAATGAAAGCAGGTGTAGGATCCCGACTCCTGAGAAAAATGATTACAAACCTGATGAAAACTGTTCTGCCTTCCTGTACATCTGATGGGAGAAGTTTCTttggtgttttctttttcactagagatataaaaataacagaaaagcaGCTCAAAAGGCATGCCTGTAGcagatttttaatcattttccccATTAAATGCTGAAATAATGGGAGTTAGAAGAAAATTTTGACCTGTTTGgtcatcatcatcctcctcatccTGACTGTCGTCTTCATTGTCACTATCATCCTCGTTGTCATCATCAttatcttcatcttcatcatcatcatcatcatcatcatcatcctccccTTCCACacttccttctcctccttcctgagacacatcatcatcatcctcttcaCTGTCCTGGTCGTCACTGTCATCTTCATCTTCTGATTGAgattcctcttcctcctgcacAGCTGGTTTTGCAGTGACTCTGGGAGAGATTTCCACAAAAGCAAACAGGtgaatttctttttatttccatttaggTGGCATATTGACTGAGGGACACAAATTCTAGTCCATACTTCCTCTGTTTAGGTGTTGCTTGTGttgtctcttcctcctcttcttcagagTCACTCTCTGTGTCCGACTGTATGGTGTTTGTCTCCTCAATATTCTTATTTGCTGACatgcaataaaaacagttatTATACTAATCTTTATGAAGAGATGTTTCTTATAGTGACTATTAACAGCCATAAAGTGCTGTGTAGCTCAATGATGGGCAATAAGCAACAAGtagatgttatttatttttagaagaAAGAAATGGAAACTTGCTTGCAGATGTAGATTGCTGTGTGGCCATGAACTTGTCCTTGGGCACAGCCCAGTCGACGGCTACCTGTCGGCCTGTCAATAAATAATACCATAAAATTAGAGACACATCATGCAACTTTTAAAACGGTTGATTTAGTCCATTATTTAGATATGATAAGTGTTTCTACATTGTATGGATCTCAGTCACTGACCTTTAATCTCCTTTAGGTTCATAGCATTAAGCGCTCTTGCAGCCtcagacacatttttaaaaaggacaaatgCAAAACCTCGCATCTTCCCATCTGTACaaagaataaaagcataaaCATGGCTAactcaacaaaaaaaagagggtTACTTTCTGTGAATTACAGGATCCAGTACAGTGTGAATCTTACCTGGTTTGAGAGGAATTTTTGACTCAAGAACGGTTCCAAATTTGGCAAAAGTTTGCTTCAGATCATCTTCTGAGCACTACAGTCACAAACAAAAGGCAACACAATTAATGAACTACTTTCACAGCACAGTTGAAATTAAAGTTCAGATTAAAATATTCTTGTGTCACAATTCAGAGCAATGTAACATTCTGTACCTTAAAACTTAGATTCCTTATGATGAGTCTTgactttagattttttttcctaaagcCTTTTGTTTTCTGCTCGTTGTCTTTAGGTGGCGCTGTTTCCTCTTGATGTCCTAAATAGAATTTTAGAGATAAGTTATCAAGCAAATAGCTCTCACAATAGGCATTTTGATTTTCATACtcaccttttttcttcttttcttttattttcttcctgGCTAGTGAAACAAAAAGTTTCTTTCCATCGTAATCTTTTATTTCTGTCAAAGCTCGCTGAGCATCTTCCTCCATTGAATATGTGACATAGCCAAATCCACGGCATTTTTCTGCGCCTgaataaagcagaaaacatAGTTTTGATGTGCATACTTTAATTCAAGTGCAACTACAAACTGACTTGTTCCCAATAACACCGTAAAAAGTCGCTGCACACAAATACTAACAAGCCAGCTGTGTCGTCAATATAGTCTTTCATTAACTATTTCTAAAGTCATGACAAAATGGAGTGGGATATCTTACCTTTCTCTTTGACGACAAAGCATTGCTTTACCGGGCCAATTTCTGAGAATATTTCCTCCAGGCGTTCATTTGAAGCTGAAGCTGGTAAAGATTTAACGAATAAGGTTTGCGCAGGCATGGCTGCCACAGTTAGCCAGCTAGCTTGCTAGCTAGCTATAATACTTTGAAATTCGCTTCTAGGGCTCAGAAATGACTCACAAATGAGGAAATGTCAAACTACGAATTATCACACAATCCCGTTAAACGGAAACACGATATCAAGTGCTCTGTTTTAACACCACAAGCTTGTAGATCAGATCGCATGTTTACATATGTGGGCGGCCATCTTTAGAACTGAACGGAAACGGCGTCACACCACGCCTTCTGTTCATTCGACCAATGCCGCCGCCTATGGGCTCGGAGGTGTCATGTTTCGGTAACCTCAAGTTCAGTTcttacaaaaagaagaaaaaagttattttcttttcttttatttgtataATCCAAATTACAACCAAAAATTTAGATAATGCATAGACAGTTCACAACAACGAGAGGAAAGGTGCCAGTCAGTTATACAACATAGAAATAATACAAGAGAATACCAAATCAAATTGAATGGAAATCTGGTATCCAGCTAATTATTGTGTGCATTGATAAAAATACACTAAGTTTTAAATGCTTGTttgtttgagatttttttctgcatatgtTTTTATATCATTAAGTAAGAGACCAAAATTGGGCTTTTTATCAGGCCATTTCATTTTATGGATATGGTTTGGTTGTTCACTATGAATCAATCTGATGAAGGTCTGAATAACGCAAGGTTTGGTAGTGCTGCAGCAAATCTTTGAATTATGCTGAAGAAGTGTGCTggagtgttttgtgttttgattgtTAACTTGTTTCTTATTCACTGTCCAGgtctgcaaaagaaaaatgtgcatttttgtcgctttgataaataattttaagtatt
The sequence above is a segment of the Cheilinus undulatus linkage group 9, ASM1832078v1, whole genome shotgun sequence genome. Coding sequences within it:
- the rbm28 gene encoding RNA-binding protein 28 isoform X2; the protein is MPAQTLFVKSLPASASNERLEEIFSEIGPVKQCFVVKEKGAEKCRGFGYVTYSMEEDAQRALTEIKDYDGKKLFVSLARKKIKEKKKKGHQEETAPPKDNEQKTKGFRKKNLKSRLIIRNLSFKCSEDDLKQTFAKFGTVLESKIPLKPDGKMRGFAFVLFKNVSEAARALNAMNLKEIKGRQVAVDWAVPKDKFMATQQSTSATNKNIEETNTIQSDTESDSEEEEEETTQATPKQRKVTAKPAVQEEEESQSEDEDDSDDQDSEEDDDDVSQEGGEGSVEGEDDDDDDDDDEDEDNDDDNEDDSDNEDDSQDEEDDDDQTVKKKTPKKLLPSDVQEGRTVFIRNLSFDTEEEGLEEVLLRYGELNYIKIVVHPETEHSKGCAFAQFKTKEAADKCIAAAQDEAENGGIRVDGRKLFIVAAVSREDAAKLKVNKVKVETGTRNLYLAREGLIRAGTKAAEGVPEADMSKRTRFEEIKRTKLQNINVFVSKTRLCVHNLPKSVDNKKLRALCLQAVKDCKGVRITECRVMYDKKPQKGQVMGQSLGYGFVQFQEHEHTLNTLRYLNNNPDIFGPNKRPIVEFSLEDSRKLKIKEIRQQKSKFSKTYKGGAKPQPHTAADGKGPKKGGNQVHSSSEQSESQRAPPQHQRKDRNYFGFQTNAEVERVDLENGKKRKKVLPFPSHRGPKIRARDKGKQKAPPPNKGRPGSSRKDRQRWQREKPTLQRNQKVKPAKKQFKRRDGDRFDSLVEQYKKKLMGNSDKSTNMKRNKWFDS
- the rbm28 gene encoding RNA-binding protein 28 isoform X1, translated to MPAQTLFVKSLPASASNERLEEIFSEIGPVKQCFVVKEKGAEKCRGFGYVTYSMEEDAQRALTEIKDYDGKKLFVSLARKKIKEKKKKGHQEETAPPKDNEQKTKGFRKKNLKSRLIIRNLSFKCSEDDLKQTFAKFGTVLESKIPLKPDGKMRGFAFVLFKNVSEAARALNAMNLKEIKGRQVAVDWAVPKDKFMATQQSTSATNKNIEETNTIQSDTESDSEEEEEETTQATPKQRKVTAKPAVQEEEESQSEDEDDSDDQDSEEDDDDVSQEGGEGSVEGEDDDDDDDDDEDEDNDDDNEDDSDNEDDSQDEEDDDDQTVKKKTPKKLLPSDVQEGRTVFIRNLSFDTEEEGLEEVLLRYGELNYIKIVVHPETEHSKGCAFAQFKTKEAADKCIAAAQDEAENGGIRVDGRKLFIVAAVSREDAAKLKVNKVKVETGTRNLYLAREGLIRAGTKAAEGVPEADMSKRTRFEEIKRTKLQNINVFVSKTRLCVHNLPKSVDNKKLRALCLQAVKDCKGVRITECRVMYDKKPQKGQVMGQSLGYGFVQFQEHEHTLNTLRYLNNNPDIFGPNKRPIVEFSLEDSRKLKIKEIRQQKSKQFSKTYKGGAKPQPHTAADGKGPKKGGNQVHSSSEQSESQRAPPQHQRKDRNYFGFQTNAEVERVDLENGKKRKKVLPFPSHRGPKIRARDKGKQKAPPPNKGRPGSSRKDRQRWQREKPTLQRNQKVKPAKKQFKRRDGDRFDSLVEQYKKKLMGNSDKSTNMKRNKWFDS